Proteins co-encoded in one Bacillus infantis NRRL B-14911 genomic window:
- a CDS encoding SbcC/MukB-like Walker B domain-containing protein: protein MKPLKLAMQAFGPYAGTEEIDFSSLGSKTMFVISGKTGAGKTTIFDGISYAIYGKASGEDRNGPELRSQFAENNLLTEVSLQFSLRDRTYYITRSPQQEKKKERGEGFTTIGARAELYMYDEKNEKVLLAANVRDVDEKIKEIMLIDSSQFRQILMIPQGEFRKLLTSDSKEKEVILQRLFHTEIYKKIEEKLRTEATELRKSVEKQADRRNHLLHGIHASYQEDLIEALEEDTLNDSRILRLLEKEIELLNGEMDKLVYEGRKKQEERDSLQQKIYEAEAVLKQLAQKEELKAKKEELESRKEWSEAKEQEIILAQKAAILEQQEELCHKLKSDLDSCKAEFERLEKSTEALYQLLQQKEAAYQHEKNREAERNESAEAVSRLQAMKEDVLALSKTKSEAEILKKRLDSSRQTIENLEAGQKQWEETLKRLNAEKKEADGSLLQSVEMERKLEGSQSLLENINKYESQEQKLADSLEKLEQQKQLLEKQQARAEDARQLVAELEQKWLHGQAAILAGKLQDGEACPVCGSMEHPLPAVSGGPDFPDEKDIEAAKKQQLSCEEDRSKAESRYYEIQSAATSLKESIAELAARVAEQKPGLSEDSITSYKQELLSESSRMESELAGFRRKAAQADRLEQEIKRAESEKSRQADELRQAAADNQEAGILFAEKNTVLSRMMETVPENLRSRQAYEEELQAAQQHQQKLTQRLEEAQAAYTDTREKHSNEKTRLEVAENQLKQTGDKLSAERELFRDRMVGQGFTVYQDYHHAKRNERELEGLQAELRSYREELRSAADRYHELTELLKDVKEPDIQALKEQFGEVDKLLAALQEQYTGLLVKKRENGEIHKKVTEINEDIKLLEEQYHLLGHLFEISKGQNTFRITFERYVLAAFLDDILREANGRLGKMTSGRYRLLRKTDRSKGNVQSGLELLIFDQYTGQERHVKTLSGGESFKAALSLALGLAEVVQQYAGGVSLETMFIDEGFGTLDPESLDQAIEALIDIQSTGRLVGIISHVPELKERIDVRLEVTATQQGSRTEFHFLNG, encoded by the coding sequence TTTTCCTCGCTCGGCAGCAAAACCATGTTCGTGATCTCAGGCAAGACCGGAGCGGGCAAAACCACGATCTTTGACGGCATCAGCTATGCCATTTATGGAAAAGCAAGCGGGGAAGACAGAAATGGCCCCGAGCTTAGAAGCCAATTCGCTGAAAATAATCTGCTGACAGAGGTGTCGCTTCAATTCTCACTCCGAGACCGCACCTACTATATCACACGTTCTCCACAGCAGGAAAAAAAGAAGGAGCGGGGCGAAGGCTTTACAACTATCGGCGCCAGGGCCGAGCTTTATATGTATGATGAAAAAAATGAGAAAGTGCTGCTCGCTGCCAATGTCAGGGATGTGGATGAGAAGATAAAAGAGATCATGCTCATCGACAGCAGCCAATTCCGGCAGATTCTGATGATTCCACAGGGGGAATTCCGCAAGCTGCTCACATCAGACAGCAAAGAAAAAGAGGTTATCCTCCAAAGGCTGTTCCATACGGAGATCTATAAAAAAATCGAAGAAAAGCTCAGGACTGAAGCGACAGAGCTGAGGAAGAGTGTCGAAAAGCAGGCTGACAGGAGAAACCATCTTCTGCATGGAATCCATGCCTCCTATCAGGAAGACCTGATCGAAGCTCTGGAAGAAGATACGCTGAATGACAGCAGAATCCTCCGGCTGCTCGAAAAAGAGATCGAGCTTTTAAACGGGGAAATGGATAAGCTTGTCTATGAGGGCCGTAAGAAGCAGGAGGAAAGGGATTCTCTCCAGCAGAAAATCTATGAGGCAGAAGCAGTCCTGAAGCAACTCGCTCAAAAAGAGGAGCTCAAGGCGAAAAAAGAAGAGCTGGAAAGCCGGAAGGAATGGTCAGAAGCAAAAGAGCAGGAAATCATCCTCGCTCAAAAGGCGGCAATACTTGAGCAGCAGGAAGAGCTGTGCCATAAGCTGAAGAGTGATTTGGACTCTTGCAAAGCTGAATTTGAACGGCTCGAGAAAAGTACGGAGGCATTATATCAGCTTCTCCAGCAAAAAGAAGCCGCATATCAGCATGAAAAGAACAGGGAAGCTGAAAGAAACGAGTCAGCGGAAGCAGTCTCAAGGCTGCAGGCGATGAAAGAAGATGTCCTCGCCCTGTCCAAAACTAAATCAGAGGCTGAAATACTGAAAAAGAGGCTCGATTCCTCGAGACAAACAATAGAGAATCTTGAAGCAGGCCAGAAGCAGTGGGAGGAAACATTAAAGAGGCTCAATGCTGAGAAAAAAGAGGCCGATGGAAGCCTCCTGCAATCCGTGGAAATGGAGAGGAAGCTTGAAGGCTCCCAATCTCTTCTTGAAAATATCAATAAATATGAGAGTCAGGAACAGAAGCTGGCTGATTCTCTTGAAAAATTGGAACAGCAAAAACAGCTGCTGGAAAAGCAGCAGGCCCGCGCTGAAGATGCCAGGCAGCTGGTGGCAGAGCTTGAGCAGAAATGGCTGCATGGCCAGGCGGCCATACTTGCCGGCAAGCTTCAGGATGGAGAAGCATGCCCTGTATGCGGATCCATGGAGCATCCATTGCCTGCCGTATCCGGCGGCCCGGATTTTCCCGATGAAAAGGATATTGAGGCAGCAAAGAAGCAGCAGCTCTCTTGCGAGGAAGACCGCTCGAAGGCAGAGTCACGCTATTATGAAATCCAGTCGGCAGCCACCAGCCTGAAAGAGTCGATTGCTGAACTTGCTGCCAGAGTGGCAGAACAAAAACCGGGGCTTTCAGAGGATAGCATCACGTCCTATAAACAGGAGCTCCTCTCGGAAAGTAGCAGGATGGAAAGTGAGCTTGCAGGGTTCCGCAGGAAAGCGGCTCAGGCTGACAGGCTTGAGCAGGAAATCAAAAGAGCTGAAAGTGAGAAAAGCAGGCAAGCTGATGAGCTTCGCCAGGCCGCAGCGGACAATCAGGAAGCAGGCATTCTTTTTGCGGAGAAAAATACAGTGCTTTCCAGAATGATGGAAACTGTTCCTGAAAACCTCCGCTCCCGGCAGGCATATGAGGAAGAGCTGCAGGCGGCCCAACAGCATCAGCAAAAACTTACTCAGAGGCTGGAAGAGGCACAGGCTGCCTATACCGATACAAGGGAAAAGCATTCTAATGAGAAGACTCGCCTTGAGGTTGCGGAAAACCAGCTGAAGCAGACCGGCGATAAGCTTTCCGCCGAGCGGGAGCTGTTCCGTGACAGGATGGTCGGGCAGGGCTTTACTGTATACCAGGACTATCATCATGCCAAAAGGAATGAAAGGGAGCTTGAGGGCCTGCAGGCAGAGCTCAGAAGCTATCGGGAAGAACTCCGCTCCGCTGCCGACAGGTACCATGAGCTTACAGAATTGCTGAAGGATGTTAAGGAGCCTGATATCCAGGCCCTGAAGGAGCAATTCGGGGAAGTGGACAAGCTGCTGGCTGCACTGCAGGAGCAGTATACCGGCCTGCTCGTGAAAAAGCGGGAAAATGGGGAAATCCACAAAAAGGTCACAGAAATCAACGAAGACATCAAACTGCTTGAGGAGCAGTATCATCTCCTTGGCCATCTGTTTGAGATTTCCAAGGGACAGAATACATTCAGGATTACATTTGAGCGCTATGTGCTTGCAGCTTTCCTTGATGATATCCTTCGTGAAGCAAATGGCAGGCTGGGCAAGATGACGAGCGGCAGATACCGGCTTCTAAGGAAGACGGACCGTTCCAAAGGAAATGTTCAAAGCGGACTTGAACTGCTCATTTTTGACCAGTACACAGGCCAGGAGCGCCATGTAAAGACACTGTCTGGCGGGGAGAGCTTTAAGGCGGCATTGTCGCTTGCGCTGGGTCTGGCAGAAGTTGTCCAGCAATATGCAGGCGGTGTCTCGCTTGAAACGATGTTCATCGACGAAGGGTTCGGGACGCTTGATCCCGAATCACTTGACCAGGCCATAGAAGCACTGATCGACATCCAGAGCACAGGAAGGCTTGTGGGCATCATCTCCCATGTGCCTGAACTGAAGGAGCGCATCGATGTCAGGCTTGAAGTCACCGCAACCCAGCAGGGAAGCAGGACTGAATTCCACTTTTTAAACGGATAA